Proteins encoded by one window of Ulvibacter sp. MAR_2010_11:
- a CDS encoding DUF6702 family protein, which produces MNLLRIATLLLLFTIVTAASAHKFYVSITKIEYVQEKQSVQIITKIFIDDLEDVLQQRYKPTISLATQNETAEDLAYMKQYILQKLQIEVNGKPATPKFIGSEYETDVVKVYLEITGVQNLKTLEIENYLLLDMFDEQQNIVHLKTSKSRRSLVLDKDNPKGVLNFD; this is translated from the coding sequence ATGAATTTATTAAGAATTGCAACGCTACTACTTCTTTTTACCATAGTTACAGCAGCTTCAGCACATAAGTTTTATGTGAGTATTACCAAAATTGAATACGTACAAGAAAAGCAATCGGTTCAAATTATCACCAAAATATTTATAGACGATTTGGAGGACGTCTTGCAACAACGCTACAAACCAACCATTTCTTTAGCCACTCAAAATGAAACTGCCGAAGATCTGGCTTATATGAAACAATACATACTTCAGAAATTGCAAATTGAGGTAAATGGAAAGCCTGCAACTCCTAAATTTATTGGAAGCGAATACGAAACGGACGTTGTCAAAGTCTATCTCGAAATTACCGGCGTGCAAAATTTAAAAACATTGGAAATTGAAAATTATCTGTTACTCGATATGTTCGATGAGCAACAAAATATTGTCCACTTAAAAACTTCAAAAAGCAGGCGAAGTCTTGTCCTGGATAAAGACAATCCTAAAGGAGTGTTAAACTTCGATTAA